From Staphylococcus delphini, one genomic window encodes:
- a CDS encoding urease subunit gamma produces the protein MHFTQREQDKLMIVVAADLARRRKARGLKLNHPEAVALISYEILEGARDGKTVAELMSYGREILSKDDVMEGVEAMVTDIEIEATFPDGTKLITIHHPIV, from the coding sequence ATGCACTTTACACAACGAGAACAAGACAAACTGATGATTGTTGTTGCTGCGGATTTAGCCCGACGACGTAAAGCGCGTGGCTTGAAATTAAATCACCCTGAAGCAGTCGCATTAATTAGTTATGAAATATTAGAAGGTGCGCGTGACGGTAAAACAGTTGCTGAGTTAATGAGTTACGGGCGTGAAATTTTATCAAAAGATGATGTTATGGAAGGTGTCGAAGCGATGGTGACAGATATCGAAATCGAAGCCACTTTCCCAGATGGTACAAAATTAATTACGATTCATCATCCAATTGTGTAG